The DNA sequence TTGCGGGTACTCTGGCGATGTTTTCCAACATTACTGCTCGCAAGAAAACCGAAATTGCCTGCAAAGAGGCTGAAGAGCGATTTAGAGCTTTGGTTGAGAGTACGAGTGATGTTATTTGGCAGGTGGATGAGGATGGAGTCTACACCTATGTTAGCCCAAAAATCAAGGACGTTTTAGGATATGACCCAACTGAAGTGGTGGGTAAGACTCCGTTTGATTTGCTTGCTCAAGAGGACTGTGAAAAAATTCTCAGTCAATATGTAGATATCGCAAACAGGAAGGAGCCCTTCTATAATCTTGAGAACTGGAATGTAGCTAAGGACGGGTCACTTGTGCTTCTTGAGACCAGCGGCGTCCCCATTATAGATGAGAAGGGACAGTTGAGGGGCTACAGGGGGATCGATAGGGACATCACTGACCGCAAAAAAGCTCAGGACACCCTAGGAAAATCTGAGGAAAAATTCGCAAAGGCCTTCAATAACAGCCCCATAGCTATAACTATAACCCGGCTAGAAGATGGAGCAGTTTTAGATATTAACGAATCTACCTATAGCTTGTTTGGTTTCAGCCGAGAAGAAGCGATTGGAAAAAGCAGCACAGATTTAGGTATATGGGGAAACGCTGATCAACGCGTCAATTTCACAAGGACTCTTCTATCCGACGGATACCTTCGTAACCATGAATATGAGATGTACCGAAAAGGCGGAGACAAAGTAGTTGTGAATGTATCCGCTGAACTTATAGAGATCAACGGGGAAGACTGCATTTTATCCTCGTTTATCGACGTTACCGAACGCAAGCGAATGGAAGCGCAGATAGAAGAGTATAACAAACGTTTGGAAGCGCTTGTTGCACAGCGCACGGCGCAGCTAAGGGAAGCCGAGCGGTTAGCCGCTATCGGCCAGACAGCCGGTATGGTTGGGCATGACCTGCGCAACCCCCTGCAGACAATCGTTGGAGAACTGTATCTTGCCAAGATTGAGATATCCGACATAGATGACAGCGACCCAGGGAAAGCAAAAATGCTCGAGAGCCTGCAAAACCTCTCTGACCAAGTCAGTTATATGGATAAGATCGTTTCTGATTTGCAGACTTTTGTTAAGCCGGTTACGGTTCAGAAGCAAATGCTTGATTTAAAGCAACTAATCAGCGGGGTCTTAACGCAGGTGGATGTTCCAAGGAACGTTGAGTGCACCTTAGATGTTAAGGCTTTAAGCGCTTATGCTGACCCTCAACTGCTAAAGAGGGTGCTGATTAACTTGGTGACTAATGCCGTACAAGCGATGCCTAATGGCGGGAGATTAACCGTAGCGAGTACATACATTGACGGTCAAAAATCCGTGGAGGTAGTGGTTAGTGATACTGGAACTGGAATTTCTGATGAGATAAAACCGAAACTCTTTATGCCGCTCTTCACCACCAAAGCCAAGGGACAAGGCTTCGGGTTAGCTGTCTGCAAGCGGGTTATAGAGGCGCAGGGAGGCAATATCCGCTTTGAAAGCACAGAAGGGCAGGGAACCACATTTTTTGTTACTCTCCCAACCAACTAACCGTTGGATAAAAAAGGCGGCCCCGCAAAACGCCATCACAGCCTTTTCCACAGGAGTCATGTATAGAGCAGGCTTCCTCTGTCTCCGCCAGAGGTCTCAAACGTAGCTCACTTAGAGTCAACGAAAAGAAAAGATTGACTTAGGGTTTTTGGTTATGGTTAGGCTTGTTTTTGGGTTTGTTTGGTTTTAGTGGGCTGGTAAATCATTAGGCCTTCGTCTTCTTCCTGCATCGAGAGCTGATATTTTTGTGCTATCGATGATACTTGTCGTTTGCGCACGTTGGTGAGGAATGATTTGATTAGGATGGTGTAGCCGTCGGCATGTTGGACGTTGTTTTTTATTTCGATTTGCTGCTTGTCTGCTTGGGAGAGGTCCATGCATGCGTCCTGTATCTCGTTTATGCAACTGAGTGCCTGAGTTCGCTTCATATCGGTCATCAACCTATCTTTATGTTGAATGCGGGATAAAAGGGTTTGCAATTCATGCCTTTGAGTGCTTGTTTTGATTTTTAGCATGCATTTAGCGGATAAAATTGTCTTAATTATCGAGTATGATGTCTTGAATATTAACAGCCTTCGGCTAACTCGCCATATTTGTTACAGCAGCAGTGAACCCACAACGTCTTTTATTGTTTAGAAAAATTCTAATCCTGTGTGGAAAAGCGTTCTGGTGCCCGACAAGTTAGGCGGGTCCGGCTGCTGAAGCCGAATTGGCATATGGGTCGAATATTTTTGTGCCGCTCGACCTCAGCACATGGCTGAATCCGCTTAACACTCTTTTTGTGGAAGCTTCTGTTGTTGCCTAACTACAGTCACATGATTATTTATGCTTCAATACATACATTATATGATAACGGAAAGGGTTGGCTTAAAAGCAGGTAATTGTTTCCCCTCTCTCTTCCTGAATTTTACCTGCTTTTAAGTTAACTTTCCCCTCTCTCAACCTTCTAATTTCATTGGTCAGAACCAATTAAAACTTATTTGCGGGTTAACGTTAATTCGCTTTTTCTTATTTGATGGGGCCACATTTGATTTGGTGGGTGGTTTGGCGCTTTTTGGTATGTTTATGGTTGACTGCAGGTTTTTTTATTTATTTGCTTTTTGCCCTATGTCTTTTTGGCATTTATGTGCTTAAAGGATTCATGTTAGCAAGCAAGCGTTCCCTTATTTTAGCTATTTTTCAGTACTCACTCCATGTGAGTGAAGCTTAAAGCTAATTCTGATATCTAAATGGCTATACATTAGGAGAAAAAACCAAATGAAAATGCTAAAAACCAGATATACAAGAATAATGGCTATATCAATTGCAATACTACTAATGATATCTGCCGGAGCAACAACACTACTGCCAAGCGCCAGCGCACACACCCCTCCATATGAAATCAGCACTTACGCCGCAGTATCCGCCCAGCCTCCAATTATCGGGGTTGGACAGTCAGCCCTAGTCTATGCTTACCTTCGAATGAACCCACTATCCGGTTCAACGATGTTTAACACCTTTAGAAACCACAACTACACCATCACCATCACAGATCCAAACGGCAAAGCAGAAGTCTACCACTGGGATACAGTGGAGGATACAACCGGTGTTCAGTTCTTCCGCTTCACACCTACAGTTGTTGGTCAATATAACATCAGCTTCCTGTTTGGTGGAAACGTGCTTAACTCAACCTGGTTTGACACAACCACTGCATCTGCTGTTGGAGACAAATGGCTTCCAAGCACTGCTAACTGTACATTGATTGTTCAAGAAGACCCCGTGAAAGAGTTCCCTGCTAGCTATGCTTTGCCTGTTGAGTACTGGACGCGTCCAATTTATGGCGAAAACAACTACTGGTTTACCATCTCGTCTGACTGGTTAGGAATAGGTTCAGTGTGCCTCTCTGATGTGAGCTATGGCACAATAAGCACTGTTCCAATGAGTCAATCGGGGATTCAGAGGTATCCAGGTGACGCAGTCGGTTCTTTGACTAGCCACGTTATGTGGACTAAGCCGCTTCAGGAAGGCGGTGTTGTTGGAGGCGACAGATTTGAGACCGCTGGCGACACTTACTTTGAGGGTTCTGCATACAACAACCGATACACCAATCCCATCATCATGTACGGACGCTTATTCTACAGAGAACCAGTTTCCTTTACGGGCGTAAGCAGCGGAGACAGTGTCTGCGTTGATTTACGGACTGGTGAGGAAATTTGGAGACGCAGCGACCTTCCAGCTATTGCCTGTGGCTATACCTTTGATGTTCAGTCACCTAACCAGCACGGCGTTTACCCTGCGTGGCTTTGCACAAGCGCAAGCAACTTTGGTAACGTCTATGACATGTGGACCGGCAAGAACCTCTTTAACGTGTCAGGTTCACCGTCGGGCTTTTCAGTGCTTGGTCCTCAGGGTGAATTGCTAAAATACAACGTCTTTAGCAACGGCACAACTGGCTACTTCCTTTCGCTATGGAACTCTTCCAAACTCTTCCGAGGCGCAGGCTACACTGGCACAGGAAACACCATTACCATTGACACTTCCACTGGCGGTTCCAGAACAACATATGCCTTGGTCAACACAACCACCTACGTTAACAACGTCAAGACAGTTACAAGCGAGAACGTTTCAACTACTGTATTGGGTTCAACCACAGTCAACGCAACCATGAGCATACGCTACGAGTACCTAGATGCTAACACCCAGAACGTATCCTTATCCTGGTGTAGAGCGGCACCTACGGTTTTGGCAGTGAAGTACGCGGATTACATGCTTTGCAGAAACGGATCCTACTCAAGCAACTCTGGTGTGACACAGAACACTTCAGGCACAGTCTATGTGACAAGCGCAAACTGGACGTACTACAAGATTAACTTGAATTCGTCTAAGGGCGCAATCGGCAGTATTCTTTGGACCAGTCCAACCATCACGCACAAGAACGATGAATCCTACACTTTCGGTGGCTTTGATCCAGTCGCTGAGGTTGTAACTGAAGTTAGCAGAGAGACACAGAACATTAAGGGCTACAGCACTAAAGATTCTGATAAGGGCAAGCTGCTTTGGGAAACCAACAAGGTTAACACTTTAAACCAGCAGGATATTACGCCGCTTGACTACTTTGGCAACCCCTACTTCCCGTATTACTCTACTCAGACGGCCTACGGTAACATTTATGGTCTTGCTTATGGCGGTGTTATGTACTGCTATAACTTGACTACGGGTGTTAGAACGTGGACTTATGGTAACGGTAACACAGCGGGTAACACTACTGACACGGGCACTTCGGTTCCAGGCTACTTCCCATCCTACATACAGGCTGTTGGTAACGGCGTTATCTATGCGGTTGCGACACAGCACACTATCATTACACCAATCAGCAAAGGACAAATGTCATATGCGGTCAATGCGACTTCGGGCGAGTTGATCTGGGAAATCTCAGATTACACTGGTTCATTTAACACCTTTAGCTATGCTATGGCTGACGGCTACTGCAACTGGCTTAACGGCTATGACAACAACATCTACACTGTCGGGCGCGGTCCAACTACGCTGTCGGTTTCTGCTCCAAACCTTGCTGCTGCCTCAGACCAGCCAATAGTTATCACTGGCTCGGTTCTAGACATCAGCGCGGGTTCAAAGCAGGATGAGCAGGCAGCGCGGTTCCCCAATGGTATTCCATGCGCTTCCGATGCAGCTATGAGTGATTGGATGGGCTATGTCTATCAGCAGAAGCCTTTGCCTTCTACCTTTGAGGGTGTCACAGTTGACATCAGCGTGGTGGATGCAAACGGTAACTATCGCAGTATTGGCGAGGCGTTGACTGATGCGAAGGGTAACTATAACTTGGTTTGGGCGCCGGATATTCCTGGCACTTATCAGGTTATTGCGACTTTTGCCGGTACTAATGGGTATTGGCCTTCGTCTTCGACGACTGCCTTCTCTGTGATGGAGGCTGCTCCTGCAGTTACTGCATCGCCGACTCCGGCACCTTCGATTTCGGATCAGTATTTTGTTCCGGCGATCGCTGGTTTGTTTGCCTTTGTGGCAATCATCGGCGTCGTTATCATCCTGGTGCTACGCAAACGACCATAAAACAGTGCAACAACAAATCTTCCCCCTTTCCTTTTTTTGTTTAGTTTAAATCAACCCTATTATCCAAGCAAGGGCACCGCTTCACAAGATTAGACCTAAAATCTCTTATACCCACGTTTGTTTCTTTCCATCGATTGATATGCCCACGTTTGAATGTCCAGTTTGTCACCGAAGAGTCCGAGGGGAATACGAGGTCAGCTGCACCGGCGATGTTAAACGCAACGTGGAGAAGGCTCCTTGGTGCTGTGGCCGAGAAATGATTGAATCCCTCGATGATTAGTCCTGCTGTTTTATGTTCTCAATAAAGTTGCTGAGGAACTGTTTTAGGTTCTGGTGCAAGCGGATAGCTGGTTGGCGGAGTCCCTCGGTGAATTCGGGGCTTGGCTGGAAGTACCCGTGCTGTGTTAGGTAGAAGATTACGCTGGAGTAGTCGCCGGCTATGGCGCAGTCAATTTCTTGCCGGCCCAGTTCCCGGTAGGCGTAGTAGCGGTGGTGTCCATCTAGAACAGCGTAGAGTTCTTTGCGTGGATGCTTAACGACGATGATAGGGCAGATTTTTTGGTTTGTTACGATTCTGTTTTTGTAGGCTTCGATGCCCTGCCGTGACACCTTCGAGTCTGCAACCACCATGTCGATGGGTAAGCAAACCGCATATTTAGCGGGGTGAAAGAAGACGTCGGCGTTAACTTCGCTTTTTCCGCTAAACCAGTAGGCGACGTCATGTTTGATAGAAGAAAATAATTCAAAAACCGTCATCCCAAAGAACCCGCTGATGCAGTATCTTGGTTTCTCAGGAAAATAGATAAGGCTTTCATTGCCCGCTAACCTGACATGCCGAGCAGCGATGTGTATTTTTATACTTAAACTTCCACTTTATTTATGTGCAGACGGTTCTGACTTTTGAGGTTGTCGCCAGCTTGCTTTTAGCGATTCTGCTTGGCGGCATCGTGGGTTTTGAGCGGGAAGCCATCCATAAACCAGCTGGGCTTCGAACCCATATGCTGGTCTGCCTGGGCGCCTGCCTCTTCACCGTTGTCTCCTTAGGCTTCAGCATGGATCCGGCGCGGGTAGCAGCGGGGATAGTGGCGGGCATCGGGTTCATCGGCGCCGGCACCATCTGGGCAGACAAGGATAAGGTGCAGGGTGTAACCA is a window from the Candidatus Bathyarchaeota archaeon genome containing:
- a CDS encoding MgtC/SapB family protein: MQTVLTFEVVASLLLAILLGGIVGFEREAIHKPAGLRTHMLVCLGACLFTVVSLGFSMDPARVAAGIVAGIGFIGAGTIWADKDKVQGVTTAASLWATAAIGLAVGVGDFLLAALVTALVFAVLSSRYLFKKLGVEENP
- a CDS encoding PAS domain S-box protein; amino-acid sequence: MNKAKNMFLSDGCKESGIDMRVLLEAALAGIEGSFFVLDTNYRYVFFNIFHKARMKGLYGIDIARGLNILECIPNAVDRAKLKANVDEALTGKSVEEQTKISGDKQKPTWVLARHAPVKAANRKIVGVSVFTVDLSKELKMQAALRVSEEKYRQIVNAAHEGILILDTQGKVTFVNKILADWVGYKVEELMGKSAFKFAPKKELQQAYSHWEKRKSGAPESYDFKVQAKDGSDVWLIISGAPLKDGYGYFAGTLAMFSNITARKKTEIACKEAEERFRALVESTSDVIWQVDEDGVYTYVSPKIKDVLGYDPTEVVGKTPFDLLAQEDCEKILSQYVDIANRKEPFYNLENWNVAKDGSLVLLETSGVPIIDEKGQLRGYRGIDRDITDRKKAQDTLGKSEEKFAKAFNNSPIAITITRLEDGAVLDINESTYSLFGFSREEAIGKSSTDLGIWGNADQRVNFTRTLLSDGYLRNHEYEMYRKGGDKVVVNVSAELIEINGEDCILSSFIDVTERKRMEAQIEEYNKRLEALVAQRTAQLREAERLAAIGQTAGMVGHDLRNPLQTIVGELYLAKIEISDIDDSDPGKAKMLESLQNLSDQVSYMDKIVSDLQTFVKPVTVQKQMLDLKQLISGVLTQVDVPRNVECTLDVKALSAYADPQLLKRVLINLVTNAVQAMPNGGRLTVASTYIDGQKSVEVVVSDTGTGISDEIKPKLFMPLFTTKAKGQGFGLAVCKRVIEAQGGNIRFESTEGQGTTFFVTLPTN
- a CDS encoding ParB N-terminal domain-containing protein translates to MTVFELFSSIKHDVAYWFSGKSEVNADVFFHPAKYAVCLPIDMVVADSKVSRQGIEAYKNRIVTNQKICPIIVVKHPRKELYAVLDGHHRYYAYRELGRQEIDCAIAGDYSSVIFYLTQHGYFQPSPEFTEGLRQPAIRLHQNLKQFLSNFIENIKQQD